The following DNA comes from Tachypleus tridentatus isolate NWPU-2018 chromosome 9, ASM421037v1, whole genome shotgun sequence.
AAATTTCTTGATAGgtgtataaaactattaattaaaaaaagtcttTGTTTTCTTCGTTCATATAATTTGTTCCCCCACCCCATTGTGCACCTTACCTTGGCATGTTGATGTTTATCAGAATAAAAATCTGCCTCCAGAGGGTCAGTGGtaattttacagatttacaatactaaaacccAGACTTCGTTTCTCATCGTCTAATTATATGccacaataataacaacaacaaataatttcctATCTACCTATTTTGTCAGCAAGTTGGATTGAATTCTCATTCGCTATTGTTTCTTGTACTCCTTTGAAGACGTCACTGTCACTTGTACGACCAATGGATAGAACGACATAGATTGGGGATGGATTGTCTAGAGCGACAAATATCACACGATAAAGCACATAAGCGATTAGTAATAAAAAACTTCCTTATAGTTTATTGTAATATGATTCATGTGTAACACACCTACGGACAGTTACAAATTAAAGAGTAAAAACCAAAATTTCAGTTAAgactaaataatattacttcgTGACGACAATTCGGTATTAGAACaattaatgtattaattaatgtattaaaacgtaactttaatttattttctccaAGAAACTGTAAACCAAATCACCACAGTAAACGCTGAGATCATTATATAATACACAACATAGAGTTCGGCGGTTATATTTCACTAAAACATCCATTTGATAATCTTGTTAATCTCATAAGATAATAACATTTAAGTTAGGTTTAAACCCATACACTGAGTTATCAGTTCTGAGTAGTAATATAATTACCGTTTCTTGTAACGCCTAGTTTGTTTAAACATATGTGAAGTAAAATATCTAACCAAGAatgattaataacactatgtaacacaaattttgtttctggacagtatgtgttatttcttaattgcttatgttgtaaaagtacagaaaatggccattattcttttcaaactttgcttttgtgacctggataatgaaatttagaaattaacctattttctatgtaaaaacgggaaaatttgcacattttcatttacataaggtctgaataaaacaatatatgaatcaaaatttacatgtatttatactaaagttatacaaaatgaaaaaaaaaatgtttagaagtgagtggttttcgagatttgcaactgtaatgtaaatcactttcacgtatcaacccccaaatacaGTCGCCCATTGTGTTTTCGTCATACGCTCTCAGATCACAAAAgcaagtttgaagagaaaaataggtcttttccatttactttgggcataagcaattgggaaacaacattttctgcccaggaacaagaaaaagtaaaatgtttgttacatagtgtaatatttattcaAGTTATACTAGtttaatacagaaacaaacgAAAGACAAAGGAATAATCTTATATATCTAGTTCGTTTTATCACAAGAGTAGTTTCTAAcaaaaacgacaacaacaacaaaacacaccgACTTCAGTAATTTTGAGAAATAATGTTCAAATTAAATATGTTACTTCAAGTTATTAATCGAAacgtaaaaattacaaacatgtcTCTATGGGCGTGGGTGGACAAAATCCAAATGAAGGGTATAAATATATATGGTGAATGAATAAAGAAgtaatttttctcatttttccGGTGGACATGTAATCCCTGCTCCTCCATACAGACGCTCATGAtaacaatacaaactgtgaataACCACGTGAAAAGTAATGTcaagaaatataactttattaaatgaatttGCTCCTTTTACACTTTATTCAAAATTATgtgacaaacaaaatttaaaaaatattaagtaacaaaattttcttttggtgtgatttatttgttaattatataatttgaaatCAAGTAATATTTTTCACGTATAGTAAATGACAAGAGTATTTTATTCTAGTGTTACACGTACTGAGGCTTCGTGAGTGACAACGAATATTGATTTTGGTTGATAGAATATAACTTAATTAGTAGTAAGGTTCATAGacattgggcccggcatggccgggtgggttaaggctttcgactcgcaatctgagaatcccgggtttgaatccccctcgcatcaaacatgctcgccctttcagccatgagagtgttataatgtgacgatcaatcccactattcgcgtATAATAAATGACAAGAGTATTTTATTGTAGTGTTACACGTACTGAGGCTTCGTGAGTAacatggcggtgggtggtgatgactagctgccttccctctagtcttacactgcaaaattagggtcggctagcgcagatagctttgcgcgaaatccaaacaaagaaaacaatcttATAAATTTCAATATCTACGGAATGTATAAGCCAATATTACTTCTTTAACATAAAGCTCTTACAATCAGTAACGTCAGATATTTGTTAAATTGATTGTGAAAAAACTGAGTTTTAACTTCTGtgtctataaatatatttataacatttgtttctcATCCGAATCAGTGAAAGTGATACACACatatatgtttgaaaaaaaaagttgtatgaaaaatattgtcGAATACAAACtaggaacaaacaaaaatacaaaaaattatgcGTAAAAAGACATACATATATGAGAATATTATGCATCCAAATATCAGTACGAcgaaatgatataaaatataatttattatgctaGTGGTCGGGGAAGTGGaaatcattaaaatgtttatattaaataactatGTTTGTAATTGAGAATACATATAATGGACTCAAAGAActgatgaaaatattatttaaacaactgAGGGGGCAAATCAAATACAATTatcatagaaaataatataacgAGAAGAACAgtttgtaacagaaaaaaataagaaacgttAAGATTAATGTTCTGTTGAAGTTAATGATTGAACTGAAAGACTTATCAGGCAGAGAAGCTGAAAAccaaaattttcaataaatatataaaaatttggaAACGACACGCACGTGATAAAAAGTTATGAAAGTATTGaaataactgtaataatattgcattgtcattttattattgggataatataaatatagtataaatatttcttacctgtctaacagtatatttttacttgttagttTTTTTCAGGGACCGATGCTAAAACATTCACTTACTCTTGGTAAACACTAGGGAAGGCCTCCATCTTTATATTTCCAAGGAAGGTTTCGATCTTTCAAATAGCGGGCTGCTATTAGAACAGCCAAAGttcaataaactaaaacatagagtttaacatattttaatctttaacaAATAAGTTTAACAAATATCAAGTTTGGTAAAACAAAAACGATCGACATTACCACTCTGCCAAATATTTTCTATCAGTTTTCTGGCAATATCATTTCCTGCTATAGTTTTCTTGTCTGCTGGGAGATTAGATACTTTAAGGTCTAAAAACAGCAGCGCCATCTTGTCCTTGTATGGTGAAGATTCTGCAAGGCAGTGTGAAATAtcaatgttttcattattacttttttatattcaaatacaTAAAGTATGTGTTTTGGAAAGCTGATTGTCTTAAAACTAATAATGTGGAAAAGATATATGAATGTGTGTAAGTGATTTTGTTATTTACTCAAAAATGAAACTAGTGaatgaaattgtttgaaactgGACAAGAACTTTCTTAAAACTATGCAATTATGACCACGGATTTAGCATTGGCATCCTCAGGATGGATATACTGTGAAAGTTATTAGTTGTGCCTGTGTAACTGataaaatgtttcatgtgaaAGTGAAACGATGTTAGCCAGATCAAGTCCGGGAACAGTGGACTACACAAATGTATGCAATGGAGGAAGTAATAATTGCATTCCTTGGTTTACTACAAATGAAGTCAGAACCATGTAACATGGATATAGAAGCCACGTTATGTGTGAGCTATTTCCTGTCCAGAAAACAGGTAACATTAGTTTGGTCAGTTATCTGTCCGAGGAGGGACGAGCTCTTGGTGTTGTTTTGTAATGTGCAATTGACCATTAAGCTTTTGTTGCTTTGTTATTTTCTGGAGGTAATACTTGTTTTACTGTTGTGTTTGTCTTTGGTGTAACACTGCATGTTATGCAAAGAATATAGATTATGGTAGTGTCCTTCAATAGTAGTTCAGAAGatattggccaggtggttaaggcactcgactcgtaatccgaaggtcgcgggttcgaatcccactcacaccaaacatgctcgtcctttcaactgtggggacgtcataatgtgacgaccaatcacactattcattggtaaaatagtagcccaagagttagcggtgggtggtgttgactagctgccttccctctagtcttacactgcaaaattaggacggctagagcagatagccccttcatgtagctttgcgcgaaattcaaaacaaataaacaaacagaatatatttCGAGGTTATGGCCAACCTTATGTTAAATAGGTTGAACAGTCACATCAGTAATGCTAATCATTATGGGTATATTCTACATTTCccgttaagttaaaaatataagattaaaaCAGTACTATGCGTGACCTCAAGTGATTTTGTTGATAGAAAGGCATCTCGaggaaagaaaataagttaataaattcaaaaatatagttaaaaggAACCTTTTAGTATCCActgcaagtacaaaaaatatgtttttgtcttTGTGAATAAACAACAATCGTTTTCCTTTCTTATTAAACACCATGTCcagtttgttcattttttagATTAAAATTAGTCAGTATAGTTAAATCAAGTATTACTTCGCTATTTATCCTGCTGATTTTACTGTTCTTAAGTAAACATACTTAATAATTTCTGTAGAAATTAGTTTAATACAAGAATATTACACGATTAGTTCTAATAGTAAGTGTGAAAAGCTTATGACGTTAATACAAAAATCGGTAAGCCTTACAATATAAAGGCCAATACTTCAGGTTGTACATTCTGCTCAGTTTTCTGCTCcacagatgtttttgttttacttttgtcaCATTAATGCTACTCAGTTTTTAATACTTTTGCGGCTGAGATAGTTGGTGCGGCAAGCTTCTAAGGAGTTCTTGTTTGAAACGCTTACGAAACTTTATTAGCATATTTGGAAATGTATGAGGTCTAGGCAAGAGATTATTTTTTGTACCTACTTTCGTATGATGATGTGAAACAAAATCTATATTAGTAGTCGTTCAAAACAAAAGTGCTTCAACTATGGAACTTCACGGGAAGTATCAATAAAAATGCACCATTCTTTTACACTCCATGTCTAATATGTACAATGTTGTTTTAAACACGAAACCTGGCGTTACCTGAGGTTGTGATCTCATGAATATATTGTAAATGCTCCACTATATCCTGGAATTGATCACAGGTTCTAAAACAATCACAAGGAAATTCATGACGGGTCCAGCGTGCTGTTCCGTTTTGGAGAAACGTGACGTCTGTTTCAATCCCATTTGCTCCTTTGTCCAGGTACTTGTTGATGTCTGAAATGGTGTTAACCATATGAGCAATATTGTAGATCGGTTTCGCCTGACTCAAGACTTTGTCACCTGTAACAAAGAAGTAAAAgtcaaattaaaaatgaaaattaaacacaaagttgcaGTTTAGGGACGTCatagattttattttacataaatctgttaaattaaaatttatggaAATTAGTAGTTTGTAAACTTTTAAAAGCAGCGTTATTTTGCGTTTTATAAAGGATATACCATTGTTTACATTAACTTAAATCAGTTTGTTTTAGCGAAAAGTTCACAGTTAGGCTCGCTGATCACCTAGCATGAAGAAACCTCAGGCTgtagtgttataagtctgtaaactaCATCTTTcctcaggtggttaaggcgctcgactcgtaatctgagggttgcgggttcgaatcctcatcgcatcaaacatgatcaccctttcatccgtgggggcgttataatgttacggccagttctactattcgttggtaaaagggtaccccaagagttgctaaattagggacggctagcagcgatagccctcgtgaagctttgcgcgaaattcaaaaacaaacaaacactgaggaacaacttaaattgaaaataaatatgaacttaaattaattaatttccagAGTGACTTGATGAATAAATACGAGCCTACGaatgtataaacatttattattgctGCATAATTACTTAAGTTATAATTTGTCTTAATCATAATATTATGGTTAGGTGAAAACTTCTATACAATAATCTCTGATTGAATTAGACAACGATGGTAACACAAAGTTTTACCTGAATGAACAACATAAACAGCAACACGAGTTTTCGTTGACCATCTGCAGTATTTTCGGCCATTTTCAATTATCCTGTTTTGGTAAATTGATTTCAATGAATTAAAGACATGAACTAAAACTTTTACTTCACAgaatttattagttattttgtcGCATGTGgatttacatttaaaatcaattattatttttctttttttatcatatCGGAGATTGCTAATAgaatttctaagaaataaaaaaaacaacattacaagGGCTACCACATTCGTTTTTTCgctataaatttaaaagttatattgaatttatttcttatatctatctatatatgcATATCAAATACTAAACGTCCCCCCACTGgcaaagtggtatgtctgcggacttagaacgctaaaaatcgggttatGATAccggtggtggacagagcacagatagcccattctgtagctttgtgcttaattcataaCAGAAAACATCTGATCACGTTAACTTCATAACCAAGTGTTTGGAACATTTCTAGGAAAGAAATTGAAGCGTTGAAAGATTGAAATAAGTGTAGTGTACattgaaaactttacaaaacaaagttaGTCTGAAGTGAGTGTAGTGTACattgaaaactttacaaaacaaagttagtctgaagtaagtgtagtgtacattgaaaactttacaaaacaaagttagtctgaagtaagtgtagtgtacattgaaaactttacaaaacaaagttagtctgaagtaagtgtagtgtacattgaaaactttacaaaacaaagttagtctgaagtaagtgtagtgtacattgaaaactttacaaaacaaagttagtctgaagtaagtgtagtgtacattgaaaactttacaaaacaaagttagtctgaagtaagtgtagtgtacattgaaaactttacaaaacaaagttagtctgaagtaagtgtagtgtacattgaaaactttacaaaacaaagttagtctgaagtaagtgtagtgtacattgaaaactttacaaaacaaagttagtctgaagtaagtgtagtgtacattgaaaactttacaaaacaaagttagtctgaagtaagtgtagtgtacattgaaaactttacaaaacaaagttagtctgaagtaagtgtagtgtacattgaaaactttacaaaacaaagttaGTCTGAAGTAAGTGTAGTGTACATTGAAAACTTTAGAAAACAAAGTTAGTCTGAAGTAAGTGTA
Coding sequences within:
- the LOC143227337 gene encoding dermonecrotic toxin SPH-like, giving the protein MKHSVSVYRLSHMVNENGQSVVQMFLMTRGQQAISEKKIQNWDLKPGPPANKDSKLRGVIRLITGDKVLSQAKPIYNIAHMVNTISDINKYLDKGANGIETDVTFLQNGTARWTRHEFPCDCFRTCDQFQDIVEHLQYIHEITTSESSPYKDKMALLFLDLKVSNLPADKKTIAGNDIARKLIENIWQSDNPSPIYVVLSIGRTSDSDVFKGVQETIANENSIQLADKIGTATNHSVSEADTMTHCELVLFRLGCRARWPSEQY